A stretch of DNA from Spirosoma endbachense:
CTCCTCTCTGGCTGGCATTGCCGGTAATGAATTCACTAAACTTTACACCGTCGACGTTCAATTCGGTTGCATTCTGTCGGTATTAGTGCTTTATCACCGTCGTTTCATGACGAATGCCCGAACGGGTACATTTACCGTTCCCAGCTATTTAAAGTCCTTTCCACCGAAGTTGCAGCCAATGCTGGATTTTTACAGCAAAATCCTGATTGCTTTCCTGCCTGCCGCCGTTATTGGTTTTTTACTGAATGACTTTATCGACTCGCTGCTCGAAAACGTGGTTGTTGTGGCCATAATGCTGCTTTTAGGCGGTATTATTCTGGTCTTCATCGATCGTATCGTGACCCGGCAGCCTAAAGACGGCGACGTGACTGTTGCCGATGCTATTCGCATCGGCTTTTTTCAGTGTATTGCTATGGTTCCGGGCGTATCGCGGTCGGCGGCAACGATCATTGGTGGTATGTTTCAGGGACTAACACGGACGCAGGCGGCCGAATTCTCGTTCTTTCTGGCCGTTCCTACCATGGCGGCTGCGTCGGGTTATAAGCTGCTGAAAACCTACAAACTCCTCCAGCCCGCCGATTATCAGACATTGCTTATCGGTAATGTGATTGCCTTCATCGTCGGCATGCTGGCCATTCGGGGATTCGTTGGTTTCCTGACACGCTACGGTTTCAAGGTGTTCGGATATTATCGCATTGTACTTGGCTTATTGCTGTTAGGTTTAGTAGCCGCTGGCGTTAAACTGGACGTCATTTAATACCTACTCCTGGTCAATAAAGAAGCATAGAGGTTCGCAGAGACTCAACTCCGTGTATCTTTGTGCTTCTTTTCTATTTTTTGTGTCGCAAGAAAAAGCACCACCACACGTCCCCGGTCAGGCAGATCCGGGACAGGTCATACTCATTGACAAGCCACTCACCTGGACATCGTTCGATGTGGCTAACAAGCTCAAATATGCCTGCAAATTCAAGAAAATCGGTCATGCGGGTACGCTCGACCCCCTTGCAACCGGTTTACTGATTCTGTGCACGGGTAAAATGACGAAGCAGATCGATCAATATCAGGCGCAGGAAAAAGAGTATACAGGCACGCTCATGTTAGGCAAAACCACTCCATCGGTCGATCTCGAAACAGCCTTCGATGCCGAGTTTGATACGACCGGCATCACAACTGAACAAGTCCAGAATGCGGCCCATCAGCTTACCGGCGACATCCTGCAGGTACCGCCCATTTATTCGGCCGTTCGTGTCAACGGGGAGCGTCTTTATGAGAAAGCCCGCCGTGGAGAAACGGCAGACGGAATCGAGGGTGGCATCAAATCACGACAGGTTACGGTTTCCGTATTTGAGGTAAATACCGATCGGCTTCCAGAAGTTGATTTCCGCATCGTATGTTCTAAAGGCACGTATATTCGCAGTCTGGTACGCGACCTTGGCCTATTACTCAACAATGGTGCCTACATGAGCGCCCTTCGCCGGACACGCATTGGTAACTTCCGGATAGCCGATGCCGATACGCTCGAACGTTTTATTGCCAAGTGCCGCCCAGAAACAGGCCCCCCAATGCTATGATAGTTCACCGTGGTTTAGATGATATTTCTCCGCTTACTAACGCCGTAGTTACCAGTGGCACCTTCGATGGTGTCCATCGCGGTCATCAGACAATTCTGGCCCGACTTACGGAGGTTGCTCAAACCAGTGAGGGC
This window harbors:
- a CDS encoding undecaprenyl-diphosphate phosphatase, producing the protein MDLIHAIALAIIEGLTEFLPVSSTGHMIIYSSLAGIAGNEFTKLYTVDVQFGCILSVLVLYHRRFMTNARTGTFTVPSYLKSFPPKLQPMLDFYSKILIAFLPAAVIGFLLNDFIDSLLENVVVVAIMLLLGGIILVFIDRIVTRQPKDGDVTVADAIRIGFFQCIAMVPGVSRSAATIIGGMFQGLTRTQAAEFSFFLAVPTMAAASGYKLLKTYKLLQPADYQTLLIGNVIAFIVGMLAIRGFVGFLTRYGFKVFGYYRIVLGLLLLGLVAAGVKLDVI
- the truB gene encoding tRNA pseudouridine(55) synthase TruB — its product is MSQEKAPPHVPGQADPGQVILIDKPLTWTSFDVANKLKYACKFKKIGHAGTLDPLATGLLILCTGKMTKQIDQYQAQEKEYTGTLMLGKTTPSVDLETAFDAEFDTTGITTEQVQNAAHQLTGDILQVPPIYSAVRVNGERLYEKARRGETADGIEGGIKSRQVTVSVFEVNTDRLPEVDFRIVCSKGTYIRSLVRDLGLLLNNGAYMSALRRTRIGNFRIADADTLERFIAKCRPETGPPML